The Lewinella sp. 4G2 nucleotide sequence CCCGGTACCCCGGCGGCACCACCCTACACAAACGTAAATAGACAACCACCTGCCCCCGGTGGTGGGAGAGGTGGTTGTCCATTACCTGTAAAATGAATTCCTTAGAACGCTTTCCGTAAAAGACGGGCACAATTTCATCAAGTGCACCTTCGTCCGCTTCCTTCAAGTAGGCGAGCAGGGCATCAAAGAATTCCGTCAAGTGCCACAGAATATCTTCTCGAGTCTTCACCGAGGGCTTTTCCATCGTCACTCCGGTCACGAAGCGGCTGTGGGTCCGCATCCAGGTGGTCAGGTGGGCAAACTGCGACCGGAAAGATTTAACCTCAGGTGTAGGTTTAAAATCCCAATACTCGTCGGGCATGGCGCTAATCAGTTTCAGGGTGTAACCCTTGTTACCCTTCCACTTCTGCAGGAGTTCACTACGGTTCATGTGTACTAAGCTAAGGCAAGTTCCCCAAGGCCGGCGGCCGCGGCGGCGTACATACCTTTAATATTAGGCTCGAGTTGGGCGAAGAGTTCTTCACTCTCTACGCCGAAGTCGACGTCCCAGTGCAGCAGGCAATTATTAGCGTCAACGGCTTCGACGCGCATGGTTCCCTCGATGTCAATGACGGGCATCATGTCCTGCTTCTGGATGGAGTAGCGGAAGGTCATGGCCTCGTCGTTACTCTCCTCGATGGTTTCTTCCAGGCGCGCCTCACCGGCTTCGCAGTAACGGCGGTTACCCTCGACGCGGCAGGCGGTCACGGGCGGAAGCCACTTGTCGACGCCTTCGCCAGTGCGTAGGTTAGCCCATACTTCGGAGGCGGGGGCGGAAATCGGGTTGGTAGTAGTGATGTGCTTTTTCATGG carries:
- a CDS encoding SRPBCC family protein, coding for MKKHITTTNPISAPASEVWANLRTGEGVDKWLPPVTACRVEGNRRYCEAGEARLEETIEESNDEAMTFRYSIQKQDMMPVIDIEGTMRVEAVDANNCLLHWDVDFGVESEELFAQLEPNIKGMYAAAAAGLGELALA
- a CDS encoding DinB family protein; amino-acid sequence: MNRSELLQKWKGNKGYTLKLISAMPDEYWDFKPTPEVKSFRSQFAHLTTWMRTHSRFVTGVTMEKPSVKTREDILWHLTEFFDALLAYLKEADEGALDEIVPVFYGKRSKEFILQVMDNHLSHHRGQVVVYLRLCRVVPPGYRGW